ACGCTGTGAGGTACTGGTCGGAGTCAACGCCGATCGCCCACTTGCCGTCACCGGCCTCGACCGCGGCCTCGAAGACGCCCGCACCCGAGCCACCGCTCGCGTGGTAGACGACGTCGGCACCCTGGTCGTACATGCCGGTGGCCGTGGCCTTGCCGGCTGCCGGGTCGTTGAAGCCCTTGGGGTCGGACTCCTGGAGGTACTTGACCTGAACCTCGATGTCGGGGTTCACGGCCTTCGCACCCGCGGTGAAGCCGGCCTCGAACTTCTTGATCAGGTCGGAGTTGACACCGCCGACGAAGCCGACGTTGTCGGCCTCGGACTTGGTGGCCGCGGCGACGCCGACGAGGAAGGAGCCCTGCTCCTCGGCGAACCCGAGGTAGGCGACGTTGTCGTTCGGCTGGTCGTCGGGGTCGTAGCCGTCGACGACGTCGAAGCTGACGTCCGGGTAGTCCGGCGCGACCTTGTTGACGGCCTCGCTGTAGAGGAAGCCGACAGCCAGGATCGGGTTGTGACCGGCGTCGGCGAGCTGGCGGAGGCGATCCTCGCGCGCGGACTCGGCCTCACCGTCGGTGGCCTCGGCCTCGGTGCAGGTGGCGCCGAGGTCGTCGACAGCCTTCTTCACGCCGACCGCAGCCGCATCGTTGAAGGACTTGTCGCCCTGACCGCCCACGTCGTACGCGATGCCGACCTTGGGGCCGTCACCATCGGCAGCGTCACAGTCGAGGGCGTTGCCGCCCGAGCCTGCGTTGGTGTCGTCACCGCCGTCGCTGTCATCGTCGCTGCCGCACCCGGCCAGAGCCAGCACGGCCACCGCGGCCAGCGCGGTGATCTTGCCCATTCGACGCAAGGGGACTCCTCAGTCATGATTTTTCGTCCGTCACGGGCCAGCCCCGGCGGATTTTTGAACCATAACCCTGCGAACGCGCAAAGGAGGTACGGATCCGGTGTGATGTGGGGAGCCGATACTCACTTGTTACCCCGTTTCGTCGCACCCCTCGCACCGGACGGCTCGCACGGAAGATGCCGCCAATACGGACACCGTGACACCGTCGAACATTGATGTTGCCGTCCGCGGAGCCCGGTGCTGGACCAGGCAGGGTCAGCCTGGTGCGCTCGCCAGCGCCGCCATCGCCAGCACCTTCGCGCCGATCGCGATGGCGCGCTCGTCGACGCGGAGATTGCCCTGGTGCAGGTCGTACGTCGGTCCTCCCGGTGTGCGCGTGCCCAGCCGCCCCATCGACCCCGGCACCGACTCCACGAACCATGCGAAGTCCTCGCCGCCGAGGCTCTGGCTCGTGGTGGTGACCGCGCTCGGGCCGAGCGCCACGGCGACCGCGTCGCGCAGGATCTCGGTCGACTCGACGTCGTTGACGACCGGCGGCACGCCCTGGGTGTAGGTGACCTCGGCGTCGACGCCGTACGGGGCGACGATCTCGCGGACCAGCGCGCGTACGAGGTGCTCGGCGTCGTGCCACGCCGTCGCGTCGAGCATCCGCAGGGTGCCGGTCGCCTCACCGCTCGCGGGGATGACGTTGGGGGCGCTGCCGGCGTTGATGCTCCCCCAGACCAGGCTGGCGCCGGCCCGCGGGTCGAGGCGCCGCGAGAGTGCCGCCGGGAGCTGGGTGCACAACGTGGCGAGCGCAAACGTCAGGTCCTGCGTGAGATGCGGTCGCGACGTGTGCCCGCCGCGCCCGGACAGCTGCACGCGGACCCGGTCCGCGGCGCCAGTGATGGAGCCTTCCCGGAGCCCGACCAGGCCGACGTCGAGGGAGGGGTCGCAGTGCAGCGCGAAGGCCCGAGAGACGCCCGCGAGGGAGCCCGCGGCCAGCA
Above is a genomic segment from Mumia sp. Pv4-285 containing:
- a CDS encoding BMP family lipoprotein; this encodes MGKITALAAVAVLALAGCGSDDDSDGGDDTNAGSGGNALDCDAADGDGPKVGIAYDVGGQGDKSFNDAAAVGVKKAVDDLGATCTEAEATDGEAESAREDRLRQLADAGHNPILAVGFLYSEAVNKVAPDYPDVSFDVVDGYDPDDQPNDNVAYLGFAEEQGSFLVGVAAATKSEADNVGFVGGVNSDLIKKFEAGFTAGAKAVNPDIEVQVKYLQESDPKGFNDPAAGKATATGMYDQGADVVYHASGGSGAGVFEAAVEAGDGKWAIGVDSDQYLTASSTEQPHILTSMLKRVDVAAFDAVSAVNDGSPLVSYQVYDLKSDGVGYSTSGGFVDDITGDIDGYADKIKSGEITVPTAP
- a CDS encoding amidohydrolase, encoding MSTPSDLVDAVDALVPDLLEVRRDLHAHPELSWQEHRTTEVVAGWLDKFGIEAVRIDPTGLVAEVGNAEGPVVALRADLDALPITDRTSDPWRSTVPGVAHACGHDVHTTALLGAAGALARCARTGNLPVRVRLVFQPAEEVMPGGALAVLAAGSLAGVSRAFALHCDPSLDVGLVGLREGSITGAADRVRVQLSGRGGHTSRPHLTQDLTFALATLCTQLPAALSRRLDPRAGASLVWGSINAGSAPNVIPASGEATGTLRMLDATAWHDAEHLVRALVREIVAPYGVDAEVTYTQGVPPVVNDVESTEILRDAVAVALGPSAVTTTSQSLGGEDFAWFVESVPGSMGRLGTRTPGGPTYDLHQGNLRVDERAIAIGAKVLAMAALASAPG